One Gordonia zhaorongruii DNA segment encodes these proteins:
- a CDS encoding patatin-like phospholipase family protein has translation MTTAFVLSGGANLGAIQVGMLAALAERGVQPDLLVGTSAGALNAGFIAGHGLSIESADELGEVWKGLSTWQIFPPRPRRLLNALLGRSPALFGDHGMRNLAERHLTFTDLEDARIPLRVIATALLTGDEIILDSGNSVEAILASSALPGLLPPVDHNGSLLVDGGVADNTAISPAIASGIDRIYILSCGYKCALDAPPTSVTGMLLQTMELLVHKRLIRDIREYSDDADLIVLPPPCPIDVGEIDFSRAAELIDRAYQDSRSFLDADGGRREVPADHIEFHAH, from the coding sequence GTGACCACCGCTTTCGTCTTGTCCGGCGGCGCGAACCTCGGCGCCATCCAGGTGGGCATGCTCGCCGCTCTCGCCGAACGGGGCGTGCAGCCGGATCTGCTCGTCGGCACATCGGCCGGAGCACTCAACGCCGGCTTCATCGCCGGGCACGGGCTGTCCATCGAATCGGCGGACGAACTCGGGGAGGTGTGGAAGGGCCTGAGTACCTGGCAGATATTCCCGCCCCGACCGCGCCGGCTCCTCAACGCACTGCTCGGCCGCAGTCCGGCCCTGTTCGGCGACCACGGAATGCGCAACCTCGCGGAGCGTCACCTGACGTTCACCGACCTCGAAGACGCCCGCATTCCCTTACGGGTGATCGCCACCGCGTTGCTCACCGGCGACGAGATCATCCTCGATTCCGGCAACTCGGTGGAGGCGATCCTGGCCAGCAGCGCCCTCCCCGGCCTGCTCCCGCCCGTCGATCACAACGGCAGTCTGCTCGTCGACGGCGGGGTCGCCGACAACACAGCCATCTCGCCCGCCATCGCCTCGGGCATCGACCGGATCTACATCCTGTCGTGCGGCTACAAATGCGCTCTCGACGCACCGCCGACGAGCGTCACCGGAATGCTGCTCCAGACGATGGAGCTTCTCGTCCACAAGCGACTGATCCGGGACATCCGCGAGTACTCCGATGACGCCGACCTGATCGTTCTGCCGCCGCCCTGCCCGATCGACGTCGGCGAGATCGACTTCAGCCGGGCGGCTGAACTCATCGACCGCGCGTACCAGGACTCCCGGTCATTCCTCGACGCCGACGGTGGTCGCCGCGAGGTCCCCGCCGACCACATCGAGTTCCATGCTCATTGA